From Hypanus sabinus isolate sHypSab1 chromosome 26, sHypSab1.hap1, whole genome shotgun sequence:
AGAGTCAACcatccaatgtgtgaaaaaaaacacattgtgtAAACAATATAATGATTCAAACAAACAATCCACAGAACCTGAACCGCAGAGTCCCCTGAAGTAGCCACGTCACCAGTTCAGCACTGCAACCGGTCCAGGagaccgatggctgcaggccacggccacggagccaggttcagtgctgaggtgagtgccgatggctgcaggccgcagctgcagagtcagttcagcgctgaggtgAGGGAAGCCTCACAGAGTAGTGAGATGAACAGCAGTTCGGCCTTCACTTGTGATGTCGACGTCTTCAGCTTTTTATTCAGGTGAGGTGATAAAATCAACCAATCTTAATTAGTTCTCCACTTTCAGCCAACATAATCCAGACTTTCACCACAGAAATAATTGTATCCCAGAAAATTTTTCGTAACTTTAGGGGAATCCATAACATTTCACTGGACAGGCACTGTGGAAATCCCTGATACTTGTCTTGAAAATGATCCCTCCCTCTGCCTTTGAACATAAACCTAGTGAGCACATTCTTTGTTCTGATTTTCTTTTCTGAATCAAAACTTACAGGAATATGAGATATGTGATTCAGTCCTGGGTGTTTTGGTTATTCTGTTTGCATTAAATGCACCTGTCATGTACTGATGATCTGTCTTGACCTaacacaggggtcagcaacctttaccactgaaagagccacttggacccgtttcccacagaaaagaaaacactgggagccgcaaaacccgtttgacatttaaaatgaaataacactgcatacaacgttttttttgcctttatgctatgtataaacaaactataatgtgttgcatttatgaaattgatgaactcctgcagagaaaacgaaattacatttctgcatgcaacaaaaacattttgaactccgaaaaaaagacgttgggttgaaagttacttttaagtaaaatactcaatgtctatttgagtccttcttgtatttatgaaaaacgccgaacttaaattttccgccagcagcaaaccaaaaataacatcagccagctgtcagcctgaaaaataaaaggactatttcactgaacaatgaaaaaatatgaatatacataaaataataggcaattaaaatatttatcatacttggttaatgggatttctggtcctggacctcagcgcacagcgtctgcacatcagggctgtatgacgtcaccttcatctttacacaggatcgcaagctgtcatctgtgaggcgtgcgcgatgtttgtttttaataaagttcatgttggagaacacctgctcacatacatatgtggatccaaagatcgacaggactccaagcgcatactttttcatgtttacataattgtcgggcatagcattccatgtttcgaacacaagtttgtcctgttttggaaggttttcaatatcactccatttgtgattctgagcaagaacggccttctgacgggcaacatcttcaaggtctgctgtcaagcgtctaaacttggacacccatatgtctttgtcggctatgtcggccagttccatctcaagatcaggttgactcacacctgccaatgcagtcgtattcagtagggaaggatcgatgcttaagggagtgaccgggaaggataatgtgtttttttcctctctgaactcacagaagcgtttcccaaacgatgtttgcattgcgatgattgcagaatgtaaatactccgaaattatcatgtcgtgaccttgtttgaactctctcaaattggggaagtgagacaaagtgcctttctgtaaatctctggcaagcactgtcaacttgcgctcgaatgccaaaacatcctccaacatgtgtagggctgtacgtcctttcccctgaagagctgtgttcagcgtgttcaggtgcgctgtcatgtctaccatgaagtgtagcttttccaaccactctggctgttccagctcaggaaaggtgagccctttgctgcccaggaaagttttcacttcttccagacacgcgacaaagcgtttcagcacctcccctttggacagccaccggactttgttgtgcagcaggagatcagaatatgcgctttccagctcgtccagtaacaaacggaattgacggtgatttaaactttttgccattattttattgacaatctgaatgacaacatccattacttctgtgcattccggaggaaatgtttgagcgcacagtgcctcttggtgcaagatgcagtgaaaagtcagcagctttctgtccagcgacttctgcagtaaagccacaaatcccttgtgcgttcccgtcatattcggtgccccatcagtagctactgacaccagatgggtggtctttattcctttggctcttaaacaattcaagacagcctcacagatgtcctccccccgtgtttggtcttttagaggtatcaactcaatcagttcttcctgtggcccggcagagtttacataccggcagaacaacgctatttgttcaatatcacctttgtctttagactcgtcacaggcaatcgagtaggccacagctgaattgatgtctttaatttgctgtcttgtgatgtcttctgccatttttatggttctgtctttgacagtctttgcagagaggggcatatccctgattttctgcacaatttcactcttgtttttaaagtccgtgaatagatgttctgaaatcttaatgaaagattcttttatatattcaccatctgtaaactgcttcccgtgcctgactatttcctgagcggcaatataactggcgtatgtcgttgattttccagacttcatccatttctggaaatgatttttgctcagatcaaccttccgcatcagttccgaaacggctttttttctctcatctccatccggatatttttgagcaaaggctgcgtgtttattctggaaatgctttgcgacatttgactttttgttgtttgctagtttctcattgcatattaagcataccggtaaaccagtctcgtcaacagtgaaagcaaatgaatctgtccacgtatcattaaacgttctgttttcttcagtcacttttctttttttagaattctccatagttggcttaccttggatcgaaaaattaaagaaatcgcgcactggcgggtgtcaggtattggcagtggtgacgtatattaatagcgataaaaacacgttgtagcggtgtgctcacgcagtcagtaaactgcagtcgaataactttattcgaactaaacagccttgcttttaagcctccctcaacccagcccccatggacgcagatgttgcaaaagacacgtactcacaaacccccgtaggctatctcccttagccggaatgctggctaattgtgaggaaatgtgtcgccacacttagattgtacaagatcaccataatcttcaaatttagaattacatttcaaaagctaacaaactaacataaaatacattttaattaaatactgaccaattatttcccaaagccacagggagccgcagcacagaggtgaaagagccacaaatggctcgggagccgcaggttgccgacccccgacctaacACAACCAATAGAAATATCTCCAATAAGATTCTGAGCATTTCCATTTCTAATCCACAGAATTGTCCGTCTTTATTCAAAATCCTTACATTGAACAGCTGTGGATCGACAAGACTGCTACTGTGAAGTGCACGGTTATATGTACAGATCCCGAAGATATCCACATCTCTTGGCACGTGGGCGGGAAGGAGAAAACTACAGGAATTGTCCAACAACAACAGCAGGCGGACAGGTCCCGATACAGAGTGCTCAGTGAACTCCAGATCAGCGTGGAGGAGTGGTTAAGTGGGGTAGAGTATGAGTGCTCCGCTCAGGGATCTCCTTCATCTCCCCGAGTGTCTGCACGGACCAATAGTACCAAAGGTGGGTAAGAGACCAGCGATTAAATGGCCAGCATTAGTTACCTGAGTCAAAATATTTGACGTTTCCTGTTTTCTTGTCTATTCCAGTCGAGATAAAAAGTCCCAAGATCAGACTGCTGCCTCCATCACAGGAAGAGACCAAGAATAAGAAAACGGCCACACTGGAGTGTGTGGTCTCTGGGTTCTACCCG
This genomic window contains:
- the LOC132381356 gene encoding general transcription factor II-I repeat domain-containing protein 2A-like, with the translated sequence MDVVIQIVNKIMAKSLNHRQFRLLLDELESAYSDLLLHNKVRWLSKGEVLKRFVACLEEVKTFLGSKGLTFPELEQPEWLEKLHFMVDMTAHLNTLNTALQGKGRTALHMLEDVLAFERKLTVLARDLQKGTLSHFPNLREFKQGHDMIISEYLHSAIIAMQTSFGKRFCEFREEKNTLSFPVTPLSIDPSLLNTTALAGVSQPDLEMELADIADKDIWVSKFRRLTADLEDVARQKAVLAQNHKWSDIENLPKQDKLVFETWNAMPDNYVNMKKYALGVLSIFGSTYVCEQVFSNMNFIKNKHRARLTDDSLRSCVKMKVTSYSPDVQTLCAEVQDQKSH